The genomic DNA ATGAAAACGATGACGGGAACGATCGCCAGAATGCCCTCTACAATTTTGCCCACTACCGTCCCGACAAAGATTCCCAATGCCGCCTGAAAGGCTCGCTTCAGGTCACGCTGATAAATCAGTTCGCCAATAAATGCCCCCAGCAGCGGTCCAATCAACACCCCGAGCAGCGGACCTCCAAACGGCAGCGCAGGCAATAGCCCAAACACGCCTACCAATAACCCAACGATCGCCCCAATCTGCCCCCAGCGACTCGCCCCGGCTTTTTTCGCGCCATAGTACGCCGCCAGATAATCGATCCCAAAATTCAGCAATAGCACCACCACGGAAACCGCTAACGGCACCACAATCGGGGCGAACCCATAAACCAAACCCCAAACGACGATCGCGACCACAATCAAAATTGTGCCGGGTAACGCAGGGACGATCGCGCCGATGACGCCCAGGATCATGATGGTGATGAGGAGCCAGTAGAGGGGGAGCATAGGAGTGGATGGGTGGATGGGTGGATGAGTAGCGGGGAGCAGGGAGCAGGGAAGAGAGGGTTTGAACTTCTACTCTATAAGAATACTCTTGGCGATGCGGAGCGTTATCCGACTATGAGGGGAAA from Leptolyngbya ohadii IS1 includes the following:
- a CDS encoding DUF456 domain-containing protein, producing the protein MLPLYWLLITIMILGVIGAIVPALPGTILIVVAIVVWGLVYGFAPIVVPLAVSVVVLLLNFGIDYLAAYYGAKKAGASRWGQIGAIVGLLVGVFGLLPALPFGGPLLGVLIGPLLGAFIGELIYQRDLKRAFQAALGIFVGTVVGKIVEGILAIVPVIVFILTTWSQVYG